A window of the Zeugodacus cucurbitae isolate PBARC_wt_2022May chromosome 2, idZeuCucr1.2, whole genome shotgun sequence genome harbors these coding sequences:
- the LOC105215853 gene encoding uncharacterized protein LOC105215853 isoform X3, with the protein MESRKAKDLRVRVRRIKVNSSTCSSSTAPIADAVFTSGKTEVTDGMETETPCTSKSTLVSSNASSPSTSDGDDFSTVHFKLAAALEAAAAHATGSGGGAHLLDWQSMKSALLAEAKPTFKLKSRSNEKTEDIETEPHSDAEHQDSATEETRLSGVLLKARQDSDSSSTSSSDDDDDVPEILLLSPKPNVDTMDTDRSMLLSKLPFSDPGVSVVDDKNPTAALSKILSLPPFDPHAPHLLVQLIIKNVVSLTQLSQREDNVIEVDIKKSLIAEFAVSKKHRTLSPFMDASNIHVKHSNDEFFTFCSCKNCLKYREIVIHIMVEQFKTAHMVVMLLDVLIKAYGPMLKNRTAYNKFEKLLDANKEIYWIACGFVYNKKAEHMDFIYDDSLSDNMIFVLFSSILMVNNPLLLLQILAFHVECIVKAYAEGFIEIVEPDNNKIPAEEMLTYILDGYDDLCRISEQISSYLFAFENDFLRKFNLTWTLLCQRLYQLHVYSNLTDTMLACIITLKEDELTSRHASLIKKYIQFDDKMTCVEKRWADVWNELNEFNLSEAERKRRKCLLNVHRIFDTVVQDAIAFSLQEFDDDNDFYDFQCLENRRLAWQNIMAYTKMKWPDGFFKPPNTMVCDDKCKKCNVLLEYHTENCKCITCSIAGGPLPPRRNADNSCYKCMAQSLIEKEVNLNSKRKGSTQDELGDEVCTTLPAIEAKSDDIIELGQYHIAWAVFQHLNNRKRYRYATIDEKYFCKDCTSPACLLARKILNNEVTHTLSLHLVQYYQQLSMSIEELRAILPNIMFYNRKMIAFNIGFDLADVHDLVVKIYWTFIISLYARYFMEFDLKCPLNLSYFELENNDIKLCTDKIVGNKDDTKFVKFLDKIKSLSPFKSQVESDFAFTVDVHTEEIQKKLDELLNFEDTQNSPTLNDQIPPPITNIEATTTVEDHPKKNCKEKMKKCCFDHSDLGDHCKENHSSKKRIKKECNHARMNETRDRLRKKLTQLINARKNMKAASAAAAVANDPQQQPPQPPQQAAQTTVPAASTSTKQPPSLKAVAKAAAAATAAANSKTHNLTGNKLEDDDDSLVCLSTLCKRISHLHMNQTATSGQTAQSTTTETPNGVGKKVTPSTVVGSTSIPAAKKPGSTSVNAAAWEAANREAAASKVANGKSASGGSEKGGGGSGSRDLSVLSVYLNSYSKEFLDNYSRDQSKVRKWINETLSYIEGGSGGCNGNGKKPQPQTTNPKKAAKKAKQKQRKEEEKRIIELQDLRGQFQDIYFKEFTDKHKLKLLKSSKKRDKKQMCELEINIKKLQRAKGRVETVILELIATVKQTNAEFKFSYLPTKEQQIEKLKAIEENASGAGTSVSANIHASSSVPSTRANAIDGINNLNAATGIMPGSSSNYVLPSAYTHANVPSASFSPYQIDFQSSQSATLGAGAATAGYGMIRAPMPTPMCYAPPPHQTLSPDVVAAMAANAACNSNTDPSKRIVTIRRVNLPNVPEPRVTVTAKGSSPDKDKLLYTFVNGQLVPTTAPPMTQLPLQQLSNVTEPRVTVSAKINPADKDKLLYSFVNEQLVPTSTPPPMTQLPLQQIPLPLPMQAPPPPPPITSNEMPADHLSLTIPPPPLSKTQLKKERRRAAKLAAEQAAVLAAAKEEQLRQEQERVRAEKANQPKGGKKNKSKADEPTERLLNETATSNSKAKHNTGKNAVTPSASTTSVSTAEALEGAAKKGSKALMTASQRRSASTTTSCSAGTSLSATPVNSQMNTRENSVSSQKPTLGAADRGKNKKVTSKSAIQQQKILIQTQKVTPSQKQKDVVKGQSQTNKGNGGNKKPLETESKEKAKSPSPEPAEDVVDEIELKKRKKRKKERIQRERLIDNGQFDNNPFATLHTQDSDSEWYSDSSSYDETDSEDEQRQSQAVATPQKTTSNPPVSKIKVAPKATPAITSNAITTATTTATSDIAKPKTKTGSGKIKEETNSNQQNPKSQNRKGQQDQRKDDGVAKKQQQHQQTVTPPPPQQQSSQTKQRASISTQRRSDKDRDRERDRDVASSKGKAKGKENVQAGQSSQQTSAVGSRTTTGATSVAGVSAQRDLPSKSGRQSSRQQKLSENGSQKQMQSQLQTQTQDPPRNRGGRGSRGGGGGNGGCSGDGGGSDSRLKRGGGRYERGGRGSGGGNGGTNQNSARHSAEPNHQVSQTSATAGAEGKPLSKRAQRQAQRNKKFQKQQHSHHNYEDCGAGIPNNMGYFNPDEVVIPPDPQPSLQHLQQQQRQYNSLPQQLQALHIGGNVSVNVNGQPPMQPSYASVSNGGNNGAYQGMVPALSIMDQLNRGVQVENLSLPPGITLTKVDPVKSEQLRQKSESIRKLSKPLQQQQAQQPQAFHHKSGATIIAPPVAPVGNYFGAAPYAGVAAAAAALEQSGIIMVEANPTSNNNNKKVLEKMNAGGGSAPAGGKPSKSKKRRNKSKQESNARLANAAASANGPIGGSIGEMGADQNANGQPKMITLRNPMFHGGAANAAATILQQQPGLVPGRPLGGMPLAAPIPMDQPAAIIKNENGMFTIRNPALHQAVTNGLALGGYRQFGNVSYYTPQEAAAEAVRANQQQQQQQQQLNAAGSQLISTNNNGDGSSTSSSSAFSYFSNSSSNASSGNAPASSSSSTGSVGPGTIGSTHNTISISCTSIDENGGSTSLAGSGGGGLTGDAAIIARPSPQQKCISAIGSEIKNALQQKQKCKEGTPQWPSFVGQELQNTVVPGTDNLAAAAAAAAYLGGAGNGCVGNAGNSGVGGGAGGCLTAATLQEKYQQSSYYNGFVDVFPPSAQSNSSQMSTPVVHSSNAGSLFDSNNDCHLHHHNCGEDSPPPTITGYNSYLDGITNTGVIRYDDASFLKNLIPGQNLSNEVSIHNINDSNFTRSTTSPVAHRVEITPVYRSRPTSTTTNIYEHCPTSVSLTQNALSEQQAKYHPNVVSNYNETLADYGNDAGMFAANNLVNLNELDAGSAGTESDVESYQRYNYEYESQQQQQQQQQQQQQNAILDLNELLIKKSSHSPHAQCASPYLDEAAMDSFVQNISTLQISAAADEQCGGHLNGNGSGSGGNNNGGSSVGAAGIPSSSANTTTANGWW; encoded by the exons ATGGAATCAAGAAAGGCGAAAGATTTACGAGTGCGTGTACGACGCATAAAAGTAAACTCTTCCACCTGCAGCTCTAGCACTGCCCCAATAGCAGATGCTGTTTTTACGTCAGGCAAGACGGAAGTTACTGACGGGATGGAAACGGAAACTCCATGTACCAGCAAGAGCACGTTGGTGTCATCTAATGCATCCTCGCCTTCAACATCGGATGGCGATGATTTCTCTACAGTGCATTTTAAGTTAGCAGCCGCATTAGAAGCTGCTGCAGCGCATGCCACTGGTAGTGGTGGGGGTGCACATCTACTTGATTGGCAAAGCATGAAGTCTGCGCTATTAGCTGAAGCCAAGCCAACATTCAAGCTTAAAAGTCGCAGCAATGAGAAGACCGAAGATATTGAAACCGAACCACATTCTGATGCGGAACACCAAGATTCTGCAACAGAGGAAACACGATTGAGCGGTGTGCTATTAAAGGCACGGCAAGATAGTGATAGCAGCAGTACTAGTTCCagtgacgacgacgacgatgtGCCTGAGATACTATTGCTTTCGCCAAAACCAAATGTAGATACTATGGACACTGATCGTTCAATGTTATTATCCAAACTGCCCTTTTCGGATCCTGGTGTGTCGGTGGTGGACGATAAGAATCCAACTGCAGCTTTATCAAAGATACTCTCTCTGCCACCATTTGATCCACATGCACCACATTTGCTAGTGCAATTAATCATTAAAAATGTTGTTTCGCTCACACAGTTGAGTCAGCGCGAAGACAATGTAATTGAGGTGGATATTAAAAAAAGCCTTATAGCAGAGTTTGCTGTTAGCAAGAAGCATCGCACACTTAGTCCATTCATG GATGCATCCAACATACATGTAAAACATAGCAACGATGAGTTCTTTACATTCTGTTCGTGTAAAAATTGCTTGAAATATCGCGAAATTGTCATACATATAATGGTAGAGCAATTTAAGACGGCGCACATGGTAGTAATGTTACTGGATGTGCTAATAAAGGCGTACGGGCCAATGTTGAA AAATCGGACCGCTTACAACAAGTTTGAAAAACTTTTGGACGCTAATAAGGAGATATACTGGATAGCGTGTGGTTTTGTCTACAATAAAAAGGCTGAACATATGGATTTCATATATGATGACTCCTTATCAGATAATATGATTTTCGTGCTCTTTAGTTCCAT ACTTATGGTAAACAATccactgctgttgttgcaaataTTAGCCTTTCACGTAGAGTGCATCGTTAAGGCGTATGCGGAAGGTTTTATCGAAATTGTTGAACCTGACAACAATAAAATACCTGCAGAGGAAATGTTAACAT ATATTTTGGACGGTTATGATGACTTGTGTCGCATATCAGAACAAATTTCAAGCTATTTGTTTGCAttcgaaaatgattttttacGCAAATTCAACCTAACCTGGACATTGCTTTGTCAACGCTTATATCAGCTACATGTCTACTCCAATCTCACTGATACTATGTTGGCATGTATCATTACT ttgaAAGAGGACGAGCTAACATCGCGACATGCTTCACTTATTAAAAAGTACATACAGTTCGATGATAAAATGACGTGTGTGGAGAAACGTTGGGCGGATGTTTGGAATGAACTTAACGAATTCAATTTGTCCGAAGCGGAACGCAAACGTCGAAAATGTCTACTAAATGTCCATCGCATATTCGACACGGTGGTACAGGATGCGATAGCCTTCTCATTGCAGGAATTCGATGATGACAATGATTTCTACGACTTCCAGTGTCTGGAAAATCGTCGGCTGGCCTGGCAAAATATAATGGCATATACGAAAATGAAATGGCCAGATGGATTTTTCAAACCACCAAATACCATGGTGTGCGATGACAAATGCAAGAAATGCAATGTGCTGTTGGAGTATCATACAGA gaaCTGCAAATGCATTACGTGCTCTATTGCTGGGGGACCATTACCACCTCGTCGCAATGCCGATAATAGCTGCTACAAGTGTATGGCGCAATCACTGATCGAAAAGGAAGTTAATCT TAATAGCAAACGTAAGGGCTCGACACAAGATGAACTGGGCGATGAAGTGTGCACCACATTGCCGGCCATTGAAGCGAAATCGGACGACATAATAGAGCTGGGACAATACCATATAGCATGGGCTGTTTTTCAACATTTAAATA ATCGAAAGCGTTATAGATATGCAACAATTGACgagaagtatttttgtaaagattGCACAAGTCCAGCTTGCTTGTTGGCGCGTAAAATACTCAACAACGAAGTGACACATACTCTGTCGCTGCACTTGGTGCAATACTATCAGCAGCTGTCGATGAGTATCGAAGAACTTCGTGCTATACTGCCAAACATAATGTTCTATAATCGAAAAATGATTGCTTTCAACATTGGATTCGATTTAGCAGATGTACACGATCTTGTAGTGAAGATATATTGGACATTTATAATATCACTTTATGCTAGATATTTCATGGAGTTCGATCTTAAGTGTCCATTGAATTTAAGCTACTTTGAGTTGGAGAATAATGACATTAAGTTGTGCACGGATAAAATAGTAGGCAACAAAGACGACACAAAGTTCGTGAAGTTtctagataaaataaaaag TTTATCGCCTTTTAAAAGTCAAGTCGAATCAGA ttTTGCTTTTACTGTTGATGTACACACCGaggaaattcaaaagaaattggATGAACTACTCAATTTCGAGGATACgcaaaa CAGCCCGACATTGAATGACCAAATCCCACCGCCCATCACCAATATCGAAGCAACTACAACTGTTGAAGATCATCCAAAAAAGAACTGCAaggagaaaatgaaaaaat GCTGTTTTGATCATTCGGATTTGGGTGATCATTGCAAAGAAAATCATTCCAGCAAAAAGCGCATTAAAAAG GAGTGCAATCACGCACGCATGAACGAGACGCGTGATAGATTGCGTAAAAAACTGACGCAGCTGATAAATGCACGTAAAAACATGAAAGCAGCATCAGCTGCAGCGGCAGTAGCCAATGATCCACAACAGCAGCCGCCGCAACCACCGCAACAGGCTGCACAGACGACAGTGCCAGCAGCAAGCACGAGCACAAAGCAGCCACCTTCTTTAAAGGCGGTAgctaaagcagcagcagcagctaccGCCGCGGCCAATTCTAAAACACACAATCTCACTGGCAACAAGTTGGAGGACGACGATGACAGCTTAGTTTGTCTAAGTACATTGTGTAAACGTATCAGTCATTTGCATATGAATCAAACTGCTACTAGTGGACAAACGGCACAATCCACCACCACGGAAACGCCGAATGGTGTTGGCAAAAAAGTTACTCCATCAACAGTAGTCGGTTCAACCAGCATTCCAGCGGCAAAGAAACCCGGTAGCACGAGTGTAAATGCTGCCGCTTGGGAAGCAGCTAATCGGGAGGCTGCCGCTAGCAAGGTAGCTAATGGCAAAAGTGCTTCGGGTGGCAGCGAGAAGGGTGGCGGTGGTAGTGGTTCACGTGATTTGAGTGTGCTTAGTGTCTATCTGAACAGTTATTCGAAAGAGTTCCTAGATAATTACTCACGTGATCAATCCAAGGTGCGCAAGTGGATAAATGAAACGCTGAGCTACATCGAAGGCGGGTCGGGTGGTTGCAATGGTAACGGCAAAAAACCGCAACCGCAAACTACCAATCCTAAGAAAGCTGCCAAGAAGGCCAAGCAAAAGCAACGCAAAGAGGAGGAAAAACGTATTATAGAACTGCAGGATCTGCGCGGACAGTTTCAAGACATTTATTTCAAAGAATTCACGGATAAACACAAACTCAAACTGCTGAAGAGCAGTAAGAAACGTGACAAAAAGCAAATGTGTGAACtcgaaataaacattaaaaagctGCAGCGCGCCAAGGGAAGAGTGGAAACTGTGATATTGGAGTTGATTGCCACGGTAAAGCAAACAAATGCTGAATTCAAATTCTCCTATTTGCCCACCAAGGAGCAACAAATAGAAAAGTTGAAAGCAATTGAGGAGAACGCCAGCGGTGCCGGTACAAGTGTGAGCGCTAATATCCATGCCAGCTCAAGTGTGCCATCCACAAGGGCCAACGCCATTGATGGTATTAATAACCTGAACGCCGCAACGGGTATTATGcctggcagcagcagcaattatGTCCTGCCATCTGCTTATACACATGCCAATGTGCCCAGCGCGTCATTCTCTCCTTACCAAATTGACTTCCAGTCTTCACAAAGCGCTACATTAGGTGCTGGGGCTGCCACAGCGGGTTACGGTATGATTCGCGCACCCATGCCGACACCAATGTGCTATGCACCGCCACCCCATCAAACACTCTCTCCCGATGTTGTCGCTGCCATGGCGGCCAACGCCGCTTGCAACTCGAATACGGACCCCTCCAAGCGCATCGTCACAATACGCCGCGTTAACTTGCCAAACGTACCAGAACCACGTGTCACGGTCACCGCCAAGGGTAGCTCTCCGGATAAGGACAAGTTGCTCTACACATTCGTGAATGGTCAACTGGTACCGACTACGGCGCCGCCAATGACGCAACTACCCTTACAACAATTGTCGAATGTCACGGAACCACGAGTTACTGTCAGCGCCAAAATCAATCCTGCGGACAAAGATAAGTTACTCTATTCATTTGTGAATGAACAATTGGTGCCAACATCGACGCCACCGCCAATGACGCAATTGCCATTACAACAAATACCTTTGCCACTGCCAATGCAggcgccgccgccaccaccgcccATTACTTCTAACGAAATGCCAGCGGATCATCTATCACTAACAATACCGCCGCCACCTTTGTCCAAAACGCAACTCAAAAAGGAGCGACGTCGTGCAGCAAAATTAGCAGCAGAACAGGCAGCAGTTTTGGCAGCGGCTAAAGAAGAACAACTACGCCAAGAGCAGGAGCGTGTGCGTGCAGAGAAAGCAAACCAACCAAAAGGGGGCAAAAAGAATAAATCGAAAGCTGATGAGCCAACGGAACGACTGCTGAATGAAACAGCCACTTCCAATTCAAAAGCAAAGCATAATACTGGCAAGAATGCGGTTACACCGTCGGCGTCCACCACATCTGTCTCCACAGCGGAGGCTCTCGAAGGCGCAGCCAAGAAGGGCAGTAAAGCATTAATGACAGCATCACAACGGCGTTCAGCTTCCACAACTACTTCGTGCTCTGCCGGCACATCGTTATCCGCCACCCCAGTCAATAGTCAAATGAACACGAGGGAGAATTCCGTGAGCAGTCAGAAGCCGACATTAGGTGCTGCTGATAGGGGTAAGAACAAGAAAGTGACAAGCAAATCTGCCATACAGCAACAGAAAATCTTAATTCAAACACAAAAAGTGACGCcgtcacaaaaacaaaaggacGTAGTTAAGGGGCAATCGCAAACAAATAAGGGCAATGGTGGCAATAAAAAACCGCTCGAAACTGAAAGCAAAGAGAAGGCAAAATCGCCATCTCCTGAACCTGCCGAAGATGTTGTAgacgaaattgaattgaaaaagcgAAAGAAACGTAAGAAGGAGCGTATTCAACGCGAACGTTTAATAGACAATGGTCAGTTCGATAATAATCCATTTGCAACACTGCATACGCAGGATTCCGATTCCGAATGGTATTCAGATTCGTCAAGCTACGATGAAACAGACTCGGAAGATGAACAGCGGCAGAGCCAAGCTGTTGCTACACCTCAAAAGACAACTTCGAACCCGCCTGTATCTAAAATAAAGGTAGCACCGAAAGCCACGCCGGCTATTACATCGAACGCCATCACtacggcaacaacaactgccaCTTCAGATATTGcaaagccaaaaacaaaaactggcaGCGGAAAGATAAAAGAAGAAACTAATTCTAATCAGCAAAATCCAAAATCACAAAACAGGAAAGGTCAACAAGATCAGCGTAAGGATGATGGCGTCGCtaaaaagcagcagcaacaccaacaaacagTCACACCTCCACCACCGCAACAACAATCGTCACAAACAAAACAACGTGCTTCAATCTCAACACAGCGTAGGAGCGATAAAGATAGGGATCGCGAACGAGACAGAGATGTGGCGAGCTCTAAGGGAAAAGCCAAAGGAAAGGAAAATGTGCAAGCTGGTCAGAGCAGTCAACAAACTTCTGCAGTAGGAAGTAGAACTACTACCGGTGCTACTTCTGTGGCGGGTGTTTCCGCACAAAGGGACCTTCCATCGAAATCTGGTCGCCAGTCGTCACGACAGCAAAAGTTGAGTGAAAACGgatcacaaaaacaaatgcaaagccAATTACAAACTCAAACGCAGGATCCACCCCGCAACAGAGGCGGGCGAGGCAGTagaggtggtggtggtggtaacGGCGGTTGCAGTGGTGATGGCGGTGGAAGCGATTCACGTCTGAAACGAGGCGGTGGCCGTTACGAACGTGGCGGTCGTGGATCTG GTGGTGGTAATGGCGGCACGAATCAAAATTCGGCTCGTCATTCTGCAGAGCCCAACCATCAAGTCAGTCAGACCAGTGCTACTGCTGGCGCTGAGGGTAAACCGCTCTCAAAGCGCGCACAACGACAGGCCCAACgcaataaaaaattccaaaaacaacaacattcgcACCACAACTATGAGGATTGCGGTGCAGGCATACCGAACAATATGGGCTACTTCAATCCCGATGAAGTTGTTATACCACCGGATCCACAACCGTCATTACAGCAtctacaacagcagcaacgacAATATAACAGCTTGCCGCAACAGCTCCAAGCGCTACATATTGGTGGAAATGTAAGTGTCAATGTAAATGGCCAACCCCCGATGCAACCTAGTTACGCGAGTGTCAGTAATGGTGGTAATAATGGCGCGTACCAAGGTATGGTCCCCGCACTAAGCATTATGGATCAACTGAATCGTGGTGTGCAAGTGGAAAATCTGTCGTTACCGCCCGGTATTACGCTCACCAAAGTGGATCCGGTAAAGAGCGAACAGTTGCGACAAAAGTCCGAATCCATACGAAAACTATCCAAGCCCTTGCAGCAACAACAGGCACAGCAGCCACAAGCATTCCATCACAAGTCCGGTGCAACAATTATTGCACCACCTGTTGCTCCGGTCGGTAACTATTTCGGTGCAGCGCCATATGCAGGTGTTGCAGCAGCGGCCGCCGCATTAGAACAAAGTGGCATCATAATGGTCGAAGCAAATCCAAccagtaataataacaacaagaaagtCTTGGAAAAGATGAATGCAGGCGGCGGATCGGCACCAGCTGGTGGTAAACCTTCAAAAAGTAAGAAGCGGCGTAATAAATCAAAACAAGAAAGCAATGCGCGTCTTGCAAACGCCGCCGCTTCTGCTAACGGTCCCATTGGCGGTAGTATTGGTGAGATGGGAGCTGATCAGAATGCCAACGGGCAGCCGAAGATGATAACCTTACGAAATCCGATGTTCCACGGCGGTGCTGCCAATGCAGCGGCAactatactacaacaacaaccaggaCTCGTTCCCGGTCGTCCACTTGGCGGAATGCCGCTAGCCGCACCAATACCAATGGACCAACCAGCTGCAATAATTAAGAATGAGAATGGTATGTTTACCATACGCAATCCAGCATTACACCAGGCCGTAACGAATGGCTTAGCGTTGGGCGGTTATCGCCAATTCGGCAACGTTAGCTATTACACGCCGCAAGAAGCCGCTGCTGAGGCTGTTAGAGccaatcagcagcagcagcaacaacaacaacagctaaatGCTGCTGGCAGCCAATTAATTTCAACCAACAACAATGGCGATGGCAGTAGCACCTCTTCGTCATCGGCCTTCTCATATTTCTCGAATAGCAGTTCGAATGCGAGCAGCGGCAATGCGCCGGCCTCATCGTCTTCGTCGACTGGCAGTGTGGGTCCGGGTACAATTGGTAGCACACACAACACGATCAGTATTAGCTGTACAAGCATCGATGAAAATGGTGGCAGCACCTCGTTAGCTGGTAGTGGTGGCGGTGGTTTGACTGGTGATGCAGCGATAATTGCACGCCCATCACCGCAACAAAAATGTATCTCAGCCATTGGTAGTGAAATCAAGAACGCACTACagcaaaagcagaaatgcaAGGAAGGCACACCGCAATGGCCGTCATTTGTTGGACAAGAGCTGCAAAACACCGTAGTGCCGGGTACAGATAACT TGGCAgctgcggcggcggcagcagcttACTTGGGTGGTGCAGGAAATGGTTGTGTTGGCAATGCCGGTAAtagtggtgttggtggtggtgcaGGTGGCTGCTTAACTGCTGCCACATTGCAAGAGAAATATCAACAGTCCAGCTACTATAACGGTTTTGTTGATGTTTTTCCACCGTCAGCCCAAAGCAATAGCAGTCAAATGTCAACACCAGTTGTCCATTCCTCCAATGCTGGTTCACTATTCGACAGCAACAATGATTGCCATTTACATCATCATAATTGCGGTGAGGATTCACCGCCACCCACCATCACCGGTTATAATTCATATTTGGATGGCATAACCAATACGGGTGTTATACGCTACGACGACGCTTCGttcttgaaaaatttaataccagGACAAAATCTTAGCAATGAG gtaTCCATTCATAATATAAACGACTCGAATTTTACACGAAGTACGACATCACCGGTGGCACATCGTGTGGAAATCACGCCGGTCTACCGGAGTAGGCCAACGTCAACGACTACGAATATATACGAACACTGTCCAACATCAGTATCACTGACACAGAATGCATTGAGCGAACAGCAGGCGAAATATCATCCAAATGTTGTGTCCAATTACAATGAGACTTTAGCCGATTACGGAAATG ATGCTGGTATGTTTGCAGCCAACAATCTCGTTAATTTGAATGAACTCGACGCAGGCAGTGCTGGCACCGAATCTGATGTTGAATCCTATCAGCGttataattatgaatatgagagtcagcaacagcaacagcagcagcaacaacaacaacaacaaaatgcaatacTCGACCTAAACGAACTGCTCATCAAGAAGAGCTCACACAGCCCACATGCGCAGTGCGCTTCTCCATACCTAGACGAAGCGGCCATGGACAGTTTTGTGCAAAATATCAGTACTTTACAAATATCAGCAGCAGCAGATGAGCAATGCGGCGGCCATTTGAATGGGAATGGTAGCGGTAGTGGTGGTAACAATAATGGCGGTAGTAGTGTTGGAGCTGCCGGCATCCCGAGTAGTTCTGCCAACACAACGACGGCTAATGGTTGGTGGTAA